The Actinosynnema mirum DSM 43827 genomic interval ACCCGGCGAACCTCGCCGTCGACGGCGCCAGCAACCGCTACTGGGGCGCCCCGGCCGTCGGCGACTCGATCGAGTTCGCCTTCGCCGAGCCGTTCCGCCTGCTCGCCCTGATCGTGCACACCGGGGCCGCCGAGGACCAGCAGCAGTTCGCCGCCCAGGGCAGGCCCTCCTCCCTGGAGGTGGTCACCACCGCCGAGGACGGCACGACCCGCGCCGAGCGGGTCGAGCTCGCCGACAAGCCGGGACCGCAGCAGTGGAACACCGGCGTCAGCGACGTGGTCCGGATCCGCCTGGTGATCACCGGCGCGGCCGGTCAACCGCCCGGCGGGCACATCGCCCTCGGCGAGGTCGAGTTCTTCCGCAGGCCCTGATCCCCCCACCGAGACGAGGAGCGCACCGATGGACATCGCCGTGGTCACCGACCCCACCGGGCTCGTCGGGGGCGAGGTGGTGCGCGCCCTCGGCCCCCGCTACGACCTGCTCGTCGGCCTCGACGCCACCGCGGGCCCCACCACCCCCGCCGAGCCGACCGCCCGCTTCCGCCACCACCGCGTCGACCTCGCCGACCGCGCCGCCGTCTCCACCGTGCTCGCCGAGTACGGCTCGGACGTGCGCCTGGTCGTCCACACCGGCCGCGAGCCCGAGGGCCAGGACCTGATGCTGATCGCGGTCGGCACCTCGAACCTCCTGCACGCCGTGCACGCCCGCTGCCCGGACGCGGTGTTCGTGCTGAACTCCGGCGTGGAGGTCTACGGGACCGCTCCCAACCTTCTGCCCCTGGTCGAGTCCGCCACCCGCTGGGACCTGCCCGAGGACCACCCGGCGCACGACCGCGGCCTGCCCGAGGCCCGCCACGTCGACCACGTGGAGCGCACCCCGCGCGGCACCGCCCTGCTCGCCGCCGACCTCGCCGCCCAGGACAGCGGCAAGCGGCTCGACGTCGCCGTCGGCGTCTTCCGCACCGCCGGCCTGGTCGCCACCACCGGCGAGTCCCCGTTCGCGCAGCACGGCTTCGTCTCCGCCCTCGTCCGCGACGCCCTGCGCGGCTCCCCGTTCGTGGTCCGGGGCTTCGGAGGCAAGCAGGTGCGGGACGTGCTCGACGTCGCCGACCTGGTCGAGATGTTCTGGCAGTTCGCCATGGCCCCCAGACCCGGCGAGGTCTACCACGCCGGCGGCGGCAGGGAGCGCAGCTGCTCCCTGCTGGAGGCCATCGCGGGCTACGAGCACCTCACCGACCACCAGGTCGCCTTCGACTACGACCCCGAACCCCGCTACGCCGACGTGCGCTACTGGAGCACGGACACCGCCAAGTTCCGCGCGCACTACCCGCGCTGGCGGCCCACCACCGCGCTGCCCGACCTGGTCGCGGCGGCCCACCGGCACTGGTCGGCGCGGCTGGAGCGGCTGCCTGGAGAAGTCGTGTAGAAGCGGTTGAGAACGCGTGAAGCGGCCACCGGCAGAGTCGGACTCGCACAATCCGGGACTGTGGGAGGCAGTGGTGGATCAGCGAGTTCGGGTGGCGGTGCAGTCGACCGACCACCTCAGCCTTGCGGGGCTCACGAGTTACCTCGCGGGAAGGTCCGAGGTCGTGCTGGTGGGGCAGCGCGAGCGGGCGAGCGCGGACGTGGCCGTGGTGGCGGTGCCGAAGTTCACCGAGGAGGTCACCTCCCGGCTGCGGCGCGCCGCGACCGAGGCGGGGACGCCGGTGGTGCTGGTGCTCGACGAGGTGGGCGACGCGGACGTGCTCACCGCCGCCGAGTGCCGGGTCGTGGCGATCGTGCCGCGCACCGCCGCCACCGGCGACCGGGTGCTGCGCAGCGTCCTCGCGGCGGCCGAGGGCGGCGGGGTGATGCCGCCGAACCTGGTGGCCGAGCTGCTCAGGCACGTGCAGCGGCTCCAGCGCGAGCTGGTGGCCACCGAGACCGGCCCCGACCGGCTCACCTCGCGGGAGGCCGACGTGCTGCGGCTCATCGCGGAGGGACTGGACACCGCCGAGATCGCGACCAGGCTCAGCTACTCGGAGCGGACCGTGAAGAACGTCTTCTACGGCATCACGACGCGGCTGCACCTGCGCAACCGGCCGCACGCGGTGGCGTACGCGCTGCGGAAGGGGATGATCTGAGGTGGCCGCCCCCTCCGGCGCGGACCGGGGCGGTGACGGCGGGCCGGTGGACCGGAAGGCCGACATGCGCCGGGTGGTCGACCTGCTCGTGCGGGGAATCAGGGCGACGGGCGCGCCGAAGGCCGTGCCCGCGCCGCGCGGCCCGGCGCCCGTCGACCCGGACTGGGTGATGTCGCGGGACGGGGTGATCGGCGCCCCGCTCGTGGCCGAGGAGGGCGGTCCGGCGGGTCTGCTGCCGTGACCGGTCCCCGCGCGGTCCCGAACTGGGGGAGGACCGCCGGGGGAACGGGCAGGGGTGGCCCCGAGCGCCGCCCGGACGCGGCCCGCCGACCGTCCGGAGTGGACCGGGAGCGCTCCCGCACCCCGAACCCGATCCCCGCACGCCCGACGTCACGCCCGACCGCAGGCCCGACGTCACGCCCGACCGCAGGCCCGACGTCACGCCCGGCCGCAGGCCCGACGTCACGCCCGGCCGCAGGCCCGACGTCACGCCCGGCCGCAGGCCCGACGTCACGCCCAACCGCCCGCGAGTCAGTCCCCGCCCGCCCGCTCCAGCAGCCGCCGCACGTCCCACCGCGCGCCCAGCCCCTCGTACACCTCCAGCGCCTCGCCCAGCGCCGCCTCCCGCTCGGCCGCGCCCGCCCCGGACCGCCCGGCCAGCAGCACCGCCCGGTCCTCCAGGGTCTGCCCCAGCTCGAACACCCGCCCGGCCCGCCGGTAGTGCCCGGCGACCTCGGCCAGCCCGTCCGCGTCGCCCTCCAGCACGCACCGGCACCGCCGCGCCGCAGCCGCCGCCCGCGCCGTCGTGGTCTCCCGCGCCGCCTCCGCCTCGCACGCCTCGACGGCCTCGCGCGCCGTGGCCCGGTCCCCGCAGGCCAGCGCCAGCCGCACCAGGTCCGGCAACCACTGGTGCCGCAGCATCATCTGCGCGAACCGGGTGTCCAGGATCGCCCCGAGCAGCTGCACCGCCCCCGCCTCGTCGCCGCCGCGCGCCGCCCCCATCGCCTCGGCCGCCACCAGGAAGTCGCAGTTCTCCCGGTCCGCCGCCGTGACCAGCGGCAGGTTCGCCCCGGCCGCCAGGTGCGCGGCCAGCGCCGCCCCGTCGTCCCGGTGCGCGGCGATCAGCGCGGCCACCCCGTGCAGCAGCAGCACCGGCCCGCCCTCGCGCAGCCCGAACCCGGTGAACTCCTCCGCGTCCGCCATGACCGCCCCGAGCCGCGCCACCGCCCCGCCCCAGTCGCCCAGCCAGAACCCGTGCACCGCCGCCGCCACCTGCAGCCCGGCCACCGGCGTGCCCGGACCGGCCACCCGGAACGCCTGCTCCAGCACCTGACCGGCCTCGTCCAGCCGGTCGAGGCACTGGAGCGTGAACACCCGGTTGTCCAGCAGCACCAGCCGCAGGTCGGCCAGCCCCACGTCCGTGCCGACCACGTCCAGCGCCTGGTCCAGGTAGCCGACGGCCCGCGCGTAGTCCCGCCGCACCGCCTCCACCTGCCACAGCACCTCCAGCGCCTGCCCGATCGCGAACGGGTCGCCCGCCCGCTCGCCCACCGCGATGGCCTGCCGCGCGCTCACCGCCGCCTGGTCCAGGTCCCCGACCCCGGCCCGCTGCACCAGCGACAGCAGCGACAGCAGCCGCGCCCGCCAGGTGTCGGTGAGCACCGGGTCGGCCAGCGCCTCCCGCAGCTCCGCCAGCGCGGCGCGCGGCCGGGACGCCCGGTAGGGCACGTACGCCAGCGTCCAGCGGGCCTTGGCGACCTGGTCGGCGTCGCGCAGACCGGGAAGGGCGCGCCGGGCGTGCTCCTCGGCCTCGGCGTCCCGGCCCACCCGGAACAGCACCGAGCTCAGCCGCGCGGCCAGCGCCGACCGGGTGTCCTGCGGGGCGCGCGGCGAGGCCAGGCACCGCTGCAGCAGCTCCACCGCGACCAGCGGCGCCCGGTCCCCGAGCGGCTGCGCGTTGCCGACCACCCAGCGCACCGCCCACGCGTCCACCTCGCCCGCCGCCGCCATCAGCTGCCCGGCCACGTGCTCGGCGGGCGCCCCGGACTCGGCGAGCGCCCGCGCCGCCTGCTGGTGCAGGGCGGTGCGCAGCGCGGACGGGGTGCCCTCGTACAGGGCCTGCCGGATCACCGGGTGCCGGAACGCCATCCGCGACCCGGCGTCGCGCAGCACCCCGGCCGCGAGCGCCTCGGTGAACGCGCCCAGCAGGTCCGGCACCGGCCTGGCCAGCACCACCGACAGGTCCTCCACGGAGAACTCGCCGCCGAGCAGCGCGGCCCAGCGCAGCACCTGCCTGGTCGGGTCGGTCAGGAAGTCCAGCCGGTCGGCCACCGCCGACACCAGCGACACCGGGGTGCGGTCCAGCACGTCCGGGGCGACCTCGGCGATCCCGGCCGACACCAGCACCGCGCGCTCGCGCACCAGCGCGTCGGCGACCTCCCGCACGTACAGCGGGTTGCCGCCCGCGCGCGCCGCGACCCGCCGCAGCCCCGGCCCCGGCGCGGCCCCGACCAGCTGGCCGACCACGCTGGTGACGGCCGAGTCGGTCAGCGGCAGCAGGTCCAGCGCCGCCCCGCCCGCCTCGGCGTCGCGGCGCAACCGGGCCACGTCGACCCGGTGCGGCACCGGCCTGGCCGCCCCGACCAGCAGCAGCGGCTGCCTGCGGGCGACGCCGGTGAGCCGGTGCCACAGCTCGGTGCTGCTCTCGTCGGCCCACTGCAGGTCGTCCATGACCACGGTCAGCGGCCCGTCCCCGCACAGCCGCTCCACGAGCGCGCCCAGCCGCTCCACGGCCGCCGCGATCGGGTCACCGGCGGTGAACACCGACCCGGACGGCGGGCGCTCGTCGCGCAGGGCGCGGGCGGTCGCGGCGCGGCGCGGGTCGGGGGAGCGCACGTCCACGTCCAGGCAGTCCATGGCCAGCCGCAGCGGGAACCGGGTGCCCAGCTCGTCGGCGACGCCGTGCGCGACGCGGTGACCGGCGGCCGAGGCGAGCGCGGTCACCGCCGCGAGCAGGCTGGACTTGCCGATGCCCATCTCGCCCTCCACCCACAGCACCCGCCCCCGGCCCGAGGACGTGGCGCCGATCAGCTCCCGAGCCACCCGCAGCTCCTCGTCCCGGCCGACGAGGACCTGGTCGGCCTCACCGCGCCTCGGCCGGGGGATGGCGGCGGCCTGCGGCGGATCCTGGCCGGGGCCCGCGCGGTGGTCGCGCAGCACCAGGTCGCGGGCGGCGCGCAGGCCGGGTCCGGGGTCGACGCCCAGCTCGTCGCGCAGCACCCGCCTGGCCTCCCGCAGCACCTCCAGCGCCTCGGCGCTGCGCCCGGCCCGGTGCAGCGCGAGGGCGAGCAGCTCGCGGGCGCGCTCGCGCAGCGGCTCCTCGGCGACCAGCGCGCCCAGCTCGCCGATGACGTCGCCGTGCTCGCCCAGCGCCAGCGCCGCCTCGGCCCGCGCCTCGCGCGCGGCGGAGCGGGCCTCGCCGAGGGAGGCGCGCCGGGCGCGGGCGAACGGGCCGTCCAACCCGGACAGGGCGGTGCCGCGCCACAGCGCCAGCGCCTCGTCGAGCGTGCGCAGCGCGGCCCGGTGCTCCTCGGCGGCGAGCTGCTCGCGGGCGCGCTCGCGCAGCGCGGCGAACGCGGCCACGTCCGAGTCGGCCGCCTCCAGGCGCAGCCGGTAGCCGGAGCCGGAGGACTCCAGCAGCCGGGGCGGCGTCCCGCGCGGCCGGTCGGGTTCGAGGGCCTTGCGCAGCACGGACACGTAGGTGTGCACGCTGCCGCCCGCCGTGGCGGGCGCGTCGTCGCCCCACACGCCCCGGATCAGCTCGTCCCGCCGCACGGCCGTGCCCGCGCGCAGGGCGAGCACGGTGAACACCCCGCGCTGCCGCGACGACCCGAGCTCGACCTCCCGCTCGCCGACCCAGGCGCGCACCGGCCCGAGCAGCGCGACCCGCAACCCCGCCGCCCCACCGCTCACGCCGCCCCTCCCGCCCGCCGCACGCCCGAAGCGCGCCCGCTCCACCCGGCCACCCCGGTCGCACGCGCGCGCCCGGTGGTTCCCGAGCGCCCCGAGGTCCCGAGGCCCGCAGCCCGGACGGCCGGACCGCTCCGGCGCTCCCGCCCGGCGTGCCGCAGCACCGCCGTCCCCGCCACGCGCACCGCCCCAGGCCCACTGCGCTCGCCTGTTGCCGGACCGTCATGCCCCGGCCCCTCGCCCCACCCGACCGCCCCGCTCCGCCCGCCGCACCCGGTCAACCCCGGAGCCACCACCCGGAAGACCCGCGCCCGCATCCACCCTCCAGCCTCATCGCGCTCCCCGCGCCAACCGCCCGAACCGCGCCCGAGCCCGCCGCGCGTCCGCCTCCGCGCCGAACCCCCGGTACACCTCCACCGCCTCGGCGAGCCGCACCTCGTCGCCCAGCAGGACCGCCGCGTCCTCCAGCGCCCCCGCCAGATCAACGGTCCGACCCGCCGCCCGGTAACGCCCCGCCGCCACCAACACCTCGGACGGATCAGCGGCCAGCAGTCCCCGGCAGTGCGCCGCCGCCACCTCCGCGCCCTCGTCCAGGCACACCCGCAGCGCCCGCTCCGCCACGTCCCGCGCGCCCTCCACCAGCGCGGACCGGGTCAGCAGCGGCATCCAGCGGTGCCGCGCCAGCAGCCCGCGCGGGCGCAGCAGCGGCACCAGCGCGGGGACCGGCGCGCTCCCGGCCAGCGCCCGCGCGACCGCCAGGAAGTCCGCCTGCTCGTGGTGCGCGGGCAGCACCGGCGGCGGCGCCCCGTCCCACCGCACCGGCAGCCCCCGCCGCACCCGCACCAGCGCCGCGATCCCCCGCCCCAGCAGCACCCGCCCCCGTTCGCGCGACCCGGACCGCGCCACCCCGTCCTCGGCCCGCTCCAGCGCCCGGTCCCACCGCCCCGTCCAGTAGTCCTGCTCGGCCGCCCGCACCAGCGCCGCGCCGTGCACCAGCGACCCCGGCGCGTCGGCCCGACCGGCGCGCAGCACGGCGTCCGCGTCGGCGAACCGGTCCAGCGCCCGCAGCGCCTCCGCCCGGTCCGCGACCAGCTCGTGCCACAGCCCGACCAGCACCGGGTCGCCCGCCACCAGCGCCGCGCCCTCCTCGGCGCGGGCGAGCGCGCCCGCGTGGTCGCGCCGCGCCATCGCCACCTGCCACCGCGCGCGCAGCGCCAACCCGTCCGCGAACCGGTCGCCGGGCGGCACGGCCAGCGCGTGCGCCTCGGCCGCCACCACGTCGTCCAGCCCCTCCCGGTGCACCACCGCCAGCAGCGCCCGCATCCTGGCCCGCCACACCGGCGTGCTCGCCGGGTCCGCGATCGCCTCCGCGAGCATCCGGGACGCCTCACCGGGCTCGCCGTCGTCGTTCTGCAACCGCGCCAGCATCCAGCGCATCTCCCCGATCCGGTCGGCGTCCCTGGAGCGGGCCAGCACGTACCGGACCTCCGCGTCGGGCCGCTCGCCGAGCAGGAACAGCAGCCGGGCCAGGGCGGCCAGCAGCCGCTCCCGGTGCGCCGGTTCCAGCGCGGGCTGCCGCGCCACCGACCGCAGCAGCTCCACCGCCGCCTCGGGTTCGGCCGCCGCGAGCGGGTCGGCCCGCGCGGTCAGCCAGTCCACGACCCAGTCGTCGGCCAGCTCGGGGGCCGCCGCGATCTGCCCGGCCACCACCGCCACCGCCGCACCGGCCTCGGCCAGCGCCCGCGCGGCCTGCCGGTGCAGCGCGGACCGCACCGCCTCGGGCACCCCCAGGTACAGCACCTGCCGCACCAGCGGGTGCCGGAACGCCAGCAGCTCGCCGCCGTCCACCAGCAGCCCCGACTCGGTCGCCTCGGACAGCGGCCCGAGCAGCCCGGACGCGGGAGTGCCCAGCGCGGTCGCCACGTCGGCCACGGCGAACCGGTCGCCGAGCAGCGCGGCCCGGCGCAGCACCTCGGTGGCGTCGTCGGACAGGAACGACAACCGCCTGCCCAGCGCCGCCACCAGCGACGGCGACGCGGTCCGCCCGACGTCGTCCACGTCGGCCACCCCGCCGCGGCGCTCCAGCGCGCCCTCGCGCACCAGCGCGTCGGCCAGCTCGCGCACGTAGAGCGGGTTGCCGCCCGCGCACCCGGCCAGCCGCAGCAGCTCCGGTCCCGGCGCGGCCCCGACCTGCTCGGCGAGCAGCCCGGCGACCTCGGGCTCGGACAGCGGCCCGAGCCCCAGCACCAGCCCGCCCCGGTCGGCGGCGGCCCGGCGCACCCGGTCGACGTCGCCGCGCCGGGGCACCGGGCGGGCGGCGGCGACCAGCAGCAGCGGCAGCTCACCGGTGAGCCCCAGCAGCCGCCGCCACACCGCGACGCTGGCCTCGTCGGCCCACTGCGCGTCGTCCACCACGAGCACCACGGGCCCGGCCGCGCACAGCTCGGCGACGAACCCGGTGAGCCGCTCGGCGGCGGCGGCCACCGGGTCGCCGAACCAGGAGGCGGGGTCGTCGAGCGCGGCGGCGAGCGCGACCCGGCGCGGGTCGGCGGAGCACGGCGACACGTCCAGGCAGTCCAGCACCACCCGCAGCGGGAAGCGACCGCCCAGCTCGTCCCCGCGCGCCCAGCCGAGCTGCACGTCGCGGGCGTCCAAGGCGACGTCGAGCAGGGCCGACTTGCCGATCCCCGGCTCACCCTCCACCCACACCGCCCCACCCCGCCCGGCCACCACCTCGGCGACGGCGGCCCGCAGCGCGGCCAACTCCCGCGCCCGCCCGGCGAAGCCGCGGGGGACGGCGGTGGGGGTGGACAGGGCGGGCCGCCCAACGCCGTGCTCACCGGCGGCTGCGGCGTCCACCCCCGACCAGCCGGGGAGCCCGTCACCCGCCCCGCCGCTCAGGAACCCGGAGCCCGCCCGACCCGCGCCCGCTCGTGCGACGCCCGACAGCCCGGCACCCGGCGATCCGGCACCCGGCGATCCGGCACCCGGCGATCCGGCACCCGGCGACCCGTCGTTCCGGAATCCGCCACCTTGCTGATCTGCGCTCCCGCGGCCACTTCCGGCCCGCCCGGCACCCGGCGACCCGTCACCGGGGAACCCGCTGCCCGCCCGGCCCGCGCTCCCACGTCCACCGCCCGCCTGGCTCGCGCCCGCTCGGCCGCTTCCCGCCTGCCCGCCCTCTGCCTGCCCGCCCTCTGCCCGCCCGCCCTCTGCCCGCCCGCCCTCTGCCCGTCCGCCGCCTGTCTGACCTGCGCCCGCTCGTCCAACGCCCGCCTGCCCGCTCCCCGCCCGCCTGCCACCGGCCCGGTCAGCGCCCGCCTCCCCGTCACCGGTCCGCGCGTCGCCGCCCCACCGACCCCCGCCCTGCCCGCCGCCGGTCCATCCGCCCCCGCCCTGCCCGCCCCTGCCCCGCCCGTTCCCGCCGCTTCCCCCGCGCTCCCACGCGTCACCACCCGGCGGCCCGCCCCCGGCCCGCCCGCCACCTGACACATCGCCGCCCGACACATCACCACCCGGCCAAGAGCTCCCGCGCGGTGGCAGCAGGTCCGCCCCGCGCGCCCACGCCGCCCCGTCCGAGGCGCTCCCGTGGTCCCCGAGCACCTGGCTGTGCGCGTGCCGCAGCGCTGGCCCCGGCTCGATCCCTAGCTGCTCGACGAGCGCGTCCCTGGCGTCCCGGAACACCTCCAGCGCCTCGGCCTGCCGCCCACCCCGGTGCAGCGCCTGCATCAGCAGCGCCCGCAGCCCCTCCCGCATCGGGTGGTCGGCGGTCAGCGCCGTCAGCTCGGCGACCACGTCCGCGTGCCGCCCCAGGCCCAGCGCCAGCTCGGCCCGCCGCTCGACGGCCGCCAGCCGCAGCTCCGCCAGCCGCGACCGCTGCGCCTCGGCGAACGGCCCCGGCACCCCGGACAGCGCGTCGCCGCGCCACAGCCCGAGCGCCTCGTCCAGCTCGCGCAGCGCGCCCGCCGGGTCGGCGGCGGCGAGCTCCTGCGCGCGTTCCCGGTGCGCCTCGAAGCGGTGCACGTCCAGCCCGTCGGGCTCCAGCCGCAGCGCGTACCCGGCCCCGACGGAGTCGATCACGCCGGTCGCGGCGCGGTGCGAGCGGTCCGGGTCGAACGCGCGGCGCAGCCCGGACACGTAGGTGTAGAGGCTGGCGCCCGCCGTGGCCGGGGGAGCGTCGCCCCACACGCCGTCGACCAGCTCGTCCCTGGCCACGGTCTGCCCGGCCCGCACCGCCAGCACGGCGAACACCGCCCGCCTCCGGGCGGCCCCGACGTCCACCTCGGTCTCCCCGAGCCACGCCCGCACCGGCCCCAGCAGGGCGACGCGCAGCGGCGCTCCACTAGGCACGACGACTCCTCCCCGACCGGTGGAGGGGGGCCGCTTCGCGCGCCGAGCTGGAATACCCGGTCATCCCCGACTGGTGCTCCACAGCACAACACTTACTCGTTCCCGGTGCCGCGACGGTGTTCGCGGTAATGCGGCCACCCGCGTTCCCAGAAACATATTCACTTTCCGTGCCCGTCCACCGGCATTGTGGTGAACGCGGATACTGCTCCGGATGGGGTAACTCGCGCCAGCGCGCGTCGGAGTGCCGAGAAGAAATACTCGGAGTGGAAAAAGTCATGCGAGCCTCATCACAGCGGGTTCTTCCTGTCGTCGCAAGTGCTTGAGATGTGCGGAACATGCGCACGCGGCGCGCCACCTGAAGGAATGGCCGAACAACCGGAAAGCGCACCGAACACCCCGGTTGAGACACCGCCGCCACCACCTCACCCGCTCGGTCGCCCCGCACAACCACCCGCCCGCGATCGCCGCCCCACCCGCGCCCACGTGACCCGCGTGCTCGTTCGGAGACCGCCCGCGACCGCCCGCGCCACGCGCTCGCCGGGCCCGACCGCTCGATGATCCGTTCAACCACCGGTGCGGTCCCGTTCATCCCCGCCCTGCCCGATCCCGCGCCCGGACCTGCCCGCCTCCCGCCCGTCGCGCCCCGTTCGCGCCCTGCTCGGGGGTGCTGGAGGTCCCGCCGGTCCCGGCACCAACGACCCTGTGCGACCCCCGCCCCGCCGAGCAGGATCAGTGGTGTGGAGGTGGGAGTGATGACGGAGAAGCCGATCGTCGTGGGAGTGGACGGGACCACCGACGGTGAGCGCGCCCTGGTCTGGGCGCTCGACGAGGCCGCGACGCGCGGCTGCCCGCTGCACGTGGTCAGCGCCTGGGACTACGAGCCCCTCGCGGACTGGACCGAGCAGGCCGAGACGCTGGCCCGCCGCCGGGCCGAGACGATCATGGACAACGCCCTGCGCCGCGCCGCCGACCGGCCCCAGCCGCCCGCCGTGGTGCGGCGCGCGGTGCGCGGACCTGCGGCCGAGGTGCTGGAGTCGGAGGCCACGGGCGCGGCGATGCTCGTCCTGGCCGCGCACACCGGTGGCGGACTGCGCCGCTCGGCGTTCGGCCGGGCGCTGCTGGGCGCGACCAGCACGCACTGCGTCCGCCGCGCACCCGCCCCGGTCGTGGTGCTCCCCGCCCGCTGACCCCGGCGGAACGGGACCGGGCAGCGTCGCCCGTCACCCCGGAAAACCACGAACCGGGTGAAAACGCCCGAACGACGTCACCGATGATCCGCGCGGAGGACACCGACCCCGGTGCTCCACCGCGCCGTCGGCGTTCACACCCGGCAGTTCACGCCCCCGCGAACCCCTGTCCGGTCCGCCACACCACCAGGTGTCCAGCGCTTAGCTCAGTAGGGTGACCCGGTTGGTGGACCCGAACACCCAGGAGTGACGCGTGAACGACTGGCCGCGATTGACCCAGGACGAGCAGCGCGAACTCCTGGCCGTGATAGCCGTGACCCTGCTCGAATCCGCCCCGTCCGACTGGCAGCGGATAGTGCTGGAGCACCGCCAGCTCGGCGGCCACATCGAGATCAGCGTCGGCCTGATCAGCGAGGACGGCGCCCTGCGCGCCTGGACCCCGCCCCAGCGGGTCTGGCACCGGTTCCAGGACCTCCGCGCGGGCGTGCGCGAACCCGACCGGGGGACGTGGTTCACCGCCCGCTACACCCTGGAGCGCCCGGACCGCTTCGACGTCCACTACGAGTGGACCGCCGAACCCGAGTTCCGCGAACCCCCGACCGTCCGGGACTACCGGGAGGACTGGGACGAGTTCCCCCGCACCCCCGAGCACACCCCGGCCTGGTTCCGGGAGCGGCTGCGGGACGCCGTCGGCGATCCAGGTCACAAAGCTTGCCTCTGACGTCAATGTCAGGTTTTAGCGTGGGCTCCAGCACCCGAACACCGGCACTAGGAGCCTTCGTGTCCACCAGCAGCG includes:
- a CDS encoding NAD-dependent epimerase/dehydratase family protein produces the protein MDIAVVTDPTGLVGGEVVRALGPRYDLLVGLDATAGPTTPAEPTARFRHHRVDLADRAAVSTVLAEYGSDVRLVVHTGREPEGQDLMLIAVGTSNLLHAVHARCPDAVFVLNSGVEVYGTAPNLLPLVESATRWDLPEDHPAHDRGLPEARHVDHVERTPRGTALLAADLAAQDSGKRLDVAVGVFRTAGLVATTGESPFAQHGFVSALVRDALRGSPFVVRGFGGKQVRDVLDVADLVEMFWQFAMAPRPGEVYHAGGGRERSCSLLEAIAGYEHLTDHQVAFDYDPEPRYADVRYWSTDTAKFRAHYPRWRPTTALPDLVAAAHRHWSARLERLPGEVV
- a CDS encoding helix-turn-helix transcriptional regulator; its protein translation is MDQRVRVAVQSTDHLSLAGLTSYLAGRSEVVLVGQRERASADVAVVAVPKFTEEVTSRLRRAATEAGTPVVLVLDEVGDADVLTAAECRVVAIVPRTAATGDRVLRSVLAAAEGGGVMPPNLVAELLRHVQRLQRELVATETGPDRLTSREADVLRLIAEGLDTAEIATRLSYSERTVKNVFYGITTRLHLRNRPHAVAYALRKGMI
- a CDS encoding BTAD domain-containing putative transcriptional regulator; protein product: MSGGAAGLRVALLGPVRAWVGEREVELGSSRQRGVFTVLALRAGTAVRRDELIRGVWGDDAPATAGGSVHTYVSVLRKALEPDRPRGTPPRLLESSGSGYRLRLEAADSDVAAFAALRERAREQLAAEEHRAALRTLDEALALWRGTALSGLDGPFARARRASLGEARSAAREARAEAALALGEHGDVIGELGALVAEEPLRERARELLALALHRAGRSAEALEVLREARRVLRDELGVDPGPGLRAARDLVLRDHRAGPGQDPPQAAAIPRPRRGEADQVLVGRDEELRVARELIGATSSGRGRVLWVEGEMGIGKSSLLAAVTALASAAGHRVAHGVADELGTRFPLRLAMDCLDVDVRSPDPRRAATARALRDERPPSGSVFTAGDPIAAAVERLGALVERLCGDGPLTVVMDDLQWADESSTELWHRLTGVARRQPLLLVGAARPVPHRVDVARLRRDAEAGGAALDLLPLTDSAVTSVVGQLVGAAPGPGLRRVAARAGGNPLYVREVADALVRERAVLVSAGIAEVAPDVLDRTPVSLVSAVADRLDFLTDPTRQVLRWAALLGGEFSVEDLSVVLARPVPDLLGAFTEALAAGVLRDAGSRMAFRHPVIRQALYEGTPSALRTALHQQAARALAESGAPAEHVAGQLMAAAGEVDAWAVRWVVGNAQPLGDRAPLVAVELLQRCLASPRAPQDTRSALAARLSSVLFRVGRDAEAEEHARRALPGLRDADQVAKARWTLAYVPYRASRPRAALAELREALADPVLTDTWRARLLSLLSLVQRAGVGDLDQAAVSARQAIAVGERAGDPFAIGQALEVLWQVEAVRRDYARAVGYLDQALDVVGTDVGLADLRLVLLDNRVFTLQCLDRLDEAGQVLEQAFRVAGPGTPVAGLQVAAAVHGFWLGDWGGAVARLGAVMADAEEFTGFGLREGGPVLLLHGVAALIAAHRDDGAALAAHLAAGANLPLVTAADRENCDFLVAAEAMGAARGGDEAGAVQLLGAILDTRFAQMMLRHQWLPDLVRLALACGDRATAREAVEACEAEAARETTTARAAAAARRCRCVLEGDADGLAEVAGHYRRAGRVFELGQTLEDRAVLLAGRSGAGAAEREAALGEALEVYEGLGARWDVRRLLERAGGD
- a CDS encoding BTAD domain-containing putative transcriptional regulator — translated: MPSGAPLRVALLGPVRAWLGETEVDVGAARRRAVFAVLAVRAGQTVARDELVDGVWGDAPPATAGASLYTYVSGLRRAFDPDRSHRAATGVIDSVGAGYALRLEPDGLDVHRFEAHRERAQELAAADPAGALRELDEALGLWRGDALSGVPGPFAEAQRSRLAELRLAAVERRAELALGLGRHADVVAELTALTADHPMREGLRALLMQALHRGGRQAEALEVFRDARDALVEQLGIEPGPALRHAHSQVLGDHGSASDGAAWARGADLLPPRGSSWPGGDVSGGDVSGGGRAGGGPPGGDAWERGGSGGNGRGRGGQGGGGWTGGGQGGGRWGGDARTGDGEAGADRAGGRRAGSGQAGVGRAGAGQTGGGRAEGGRAEGGRAEGGQAEGGQAGSGRAGASQAGGGRGSAGRAGSGFPGDGSPGAGRAGSGRGSADQQGGGFRNDGSPGAGSPGAGSPGAGSPGAGLSGVARAGAGRAGSGFLSGGAGDGLPGWSGVDAAAAGEHGVGRPALSTPTAVPRGFAGRARELAALRAAVAEVVAGRGGAVWVEGEPGIGKSALLDVALDARDVQLGWARGDELGGRFPLRVVLDCLDVSPCSADPRRVALAAALDDPASWFGDPVAAAAERLTGFVAELCAAGPVVLVVDDAQWADEASVAVWRRLLGLTGELPLLLVAAARPVPRRGDVDRVRRAAADRGGLVLGLGPLSEPEVAGLLAEQVGAAPGPELLRLAGCAGGNPLYVRELADALVREGALERRGGVADVDDVGRTASPSLVAALGRRLSFLSDDATEVLRRAALLGDRFAVADVATALGTPASGLLGPLSEATESGLLVDGGELLAFRHPLVRQVLYLGVPEAVRSALHRQAARALAEAGAAVAVVAGQIAAAPELADDWVVDWLTARADPLAAAEPEAAVELLRSVARQPALEPAHRERLLAALARLLFLLGERPDAEVRYVLARSRDADRIGEMRWMLARLQNDDGEPGEASRMLAEAIADPASTPVWRARMRALLAVVHREGLDDVVAAEAHALAVPPGDRFADGLALRARWQVAMARRDHAGALARAEEGAALVAGDPVLVGLWHELVADRAEALRALDRFADADAVLRAGRADAPGSLVHGAALVRAAEQDYWTGRWDRALERAEDGVARSGSRERGRVLLGRGIAALVRVRRGLPVRWDGAPPPVLPAHHEQADFLAVARALAGSAPVPALVPLLRPRGLLARHRWMPLLTRSALVEGARDVAERALRVCLDEGAEVAAAHCRGLLAADPSEVLVAAGRYRAAGRTVDLAGALEDAAVLLGDEVRLAEAVEVYRGFGAEADARRARARFGRLARGAR
- a CDS encoding universal stress protein gives rise to the protein MTEKPIVVGVDGTTDGERALVWALDEAATRGCPLHVVSAWDYEPLADWTEQAETLARRRAETIMDNALRRAADRPQPPAVVRRAVRGPAAEVLESEATGAAMLVLAAHTGGGLRRSAFGRALLGATSTHCVRRAPAPVVVLPAR